In Deinococcota bacterium, the genomic window AGGGCGCGAAGGCCAGGAGCAGCACCGCCAGGACCAGGCTCGCCTTGCTGCGCGGGTGCAGCCGGTGGAGCGTACCCCGGCCCGGCCGGTAGAGCCCGTAACCCGTCACCCTAGCCCCTCACCTTAGACCCTCACCCTGCTAGCGGCGCGCCTTGCCCTCGGCCTCGAAGCGCGCACGCTGGCTCCTCGGCAGGGAGCGCACGAGCCCCCACACCAGCAAGAAGGTGATGAGCTTGTCGAGCGGATCGCTGACCAGGCTCTGGCCGAGGGCCGCCTGCACGACGTTGGCGCCGACACTCTGGAAAAAGGCCACCAGCGCGTCGGTGCCGCCGCCCGTCACGCCGCCGAAGAGGTAGGCCGCGACCGGCGCGCTGACCACCGCCGCGACCACGCCGGTCACCAGGCCCGCCAAGGCCGCCAGCCAGCCGCGGCGAAACCAGCCGGCCCTGGCGAAAACCCCCGCCAGCGCGCCGACGACCGCCGCCGTCAGGGCAAAGGGAAGCGCCGTGGGGCTGGCGACGAGGCCCCAGAGGAGGTTGGACAGGGCCCCGGTCAAGGCGCCGGCCAGCGGCCCGGCCAGCACCCCGACGAGCACGGTGCCCAGGCTGTCTAGATAGAGGGGCAGACGCAAGGCCGCCGCGAACTGCCCCGCGACGATGTTCATGACGACGGCCAAAGGAATGAGCGCCAGGGTCAGCGTACTGAGGCTTCGCATGTCCGCCAGGGGGCGCCTCAATGCGGCAGCTTGGGCCGCAAGACGCCGTAGGTCCAGGTGCCCAAGACGGCGCTGGCAAGCACCACCAAGACGACCGTATAGCCGCTGCCGATAAGCGCGGCGATGGGGCCGGGGCAGGCGCCCGTCAGCGCCCAGCCGAGGCCGAAGATGGTGCCGCCCACGATATAGCGGTAGGAGGCGGGCTCCTTGGCGGCGAAGGTGATAGGCGAGCCGCCCAAGGCCCGGACGTTATAGCGCTTGATGAGCCACACCGACAAGACGCCTACCAAGACCGCCACGCCGATGACGCCGTACATGTGAAAGGACTGGAAGCGGAACATCTCCTGGATGCGGTACCAACTGATGACCTCGGCCTTGGTCAGGACAAAGCCGAAGTACATGCCGAAGGCGAGATATTTGACACCGTCCATGAGGCCGCTGCGGGTCTCTAGCAGGCTGCGCGCGGTCGTCATCTCAGAGCCTCAAGACCCAGGGCAGGACGAGATGGGTGACGAAGAGCCCACCGATAAAGAAACCCATCACCGCGATAAGCGAGGGAAGCTGGAGGTTCGAGAGGCCGCTGATGGCGTGACCCGAGGTGCAGCCGCCCGCGTAGCGCGCGCCGAAGCCGACCAGAAAACCGCCGACGACCATGAGGATGAAGCCGGGCAGGGTCAGGAGGCTCGCCCAGCTGAACAGGCTCGTCGGCATCAGGCCGGACTCGTGGGGGACGCCCAGAGCCTGGAGTTCGGCCGCGGTCCGCGCGGAGAGCGCCACGGGCTCGGGGTTGCCGAGGAGCACCCCGCCGACGAAGCCGCCGAGCAGGATGCCCGCGAAAAAGATGAGGTTCCACGACTCCTTGCGCCAGTCGTAGTTAAAGAAGGGGTTCCGGTTGGGAATCATCGCGCACATGTGGCGCAGGTTCGAGGAGATGCCGAAGGGCTTGTTGCCGAGGAGGAGGAGCAGCGGCACCATCAGGCCGATGAGGGGACCGGCCACGTACCAGGGCCACGGCTGCGTCAGGAGGTAGGTGACGTTCATAGCGGAAGTATACTGCGCCGCCCGCTCGCTCGCGGGGCTTGACGATGCCGGGCCAGAGGCCGAGAATGGAGTATAGACTAGCGAAAAGGGGCATGCTATGGTGTTCAAGCGGATCTACGACGAAGACCTCTCCCAGGCGAGCTATTTCATCGGCTGTCAAGAACAACAGACGGCGCTGGTGGTAGACCCGCGCCGCGACGTCCAAGTTTATCTGGACGAGGCCGAGGAGAGCGGCATGAGGATCGTCGCGGTCACCGAGACGCACATCCACGCCGACTACCTCTCGGGCGCTCTCGAGCTCGCCCAGGCCACCGGCGCCGGCCTCTACCTGTCGGGCGAGGGCGGCGAGGACTGGCAGTACCGCTTCGCCCACGAGGGGCTCGAGGACGGCAGCGAGATTACCCTCGGCAAGGTCAGGGTGAGGGCGCTCCACACCCCCGGCCACACCCCCGAGCACCTGTCGTTCCTGATCACCGACGGCGCCACCACGGACCAGCCCGGCTTTCTTCTCTCCGGCGACTTCGTCTTCGTGGGCGACCTGGGAAGGCCTGACCTCTTAGACGAGTCGGGCGGCGGCAAGGACAGCCGCGAGCCGATGGCAAGGGCGATGTTCAAGAGCCTCCAGGAAACCTTCCTCAACCTGCCCGACTACGTCCAGGTCCGGCCCGGCCACGGCGCGGGCTCGGCCTGCGGCAAGGCGCTCGGCGCGGTGCCGAGCAGCACCGTGGGCTACGAGCGGCTCTTCGCCTGGTGGGGCCGCTACCTCGAGAATGACGACGAGGCGGGCTTCGCGGCGGCCCTGTTGGACGGCCAGCCCGACGCGCCCTTCTACTTCTCGCGCATGAAGCGCCAAAACCGCCAAGGCCCGGCGATTCTGGGCGAGCGAGGGGCCATCGAGCACCTGGGCCCCAGGGCGCTCGAGGAGGCCCTGGCGGGTGGCGCCGTCCTCATCGACACCCGCCCCCGCTCCGTCTACGAGAGGGGCACCGTTCCCGGCGCCCTGCACCTGCCCGCGGGCAAAACCTTCAGCACCTGGGCGGCCTGGATTATCGACCCGGAAGCGGACGAGCGCCCGCTCATCCTTTTGGCGGACGACCAGGAGACGGCTCAGGAGTTACGGGACAAGCTCGCGCGCGTCGGCATCGACCGCGTAGCGGCCTACGCCAGTTCGCTCGAGGGCCTGGCGCTCGAGCCCCGCCAGCAGACCCCACTCGAGGATTTTGATGCCAAGGACGCCTTCGTCCTCGACGTGCGGACCAGAGGCGAGTACGAAGACGGCCACCTTCCCGGCGCCACCCGAATCCACGCCGGCCGCCTCCTGCACGAGCTGGACGACTTGCCCAGGGACCGGCCCATCGT contains:
- a CDS encoding YeeE/YedE family protein; translated protein: MTTARSLLETRSGLMDGVKYLAFGMYFGFVLTKAEVISWYRIQEMFRFQSFHMYGVIGVAVLVGVLSVWLIKRYNVRALGGSPITFAAKEPASYRYIVGGTIFGLGWALTGACPGPIAALIGSGYTVVLVVLASAVLGTWTYGVLRPKLPH
- a CDS encoding MBL fold metallo-hydrolase — protein: MVFKRIYDEDLSQASYFIGCQEQQTALVVDPRRDVQVYLDEAEESGMRIVAVTETHIHADYLSGALELAQATGAGLYLSGEGGEDWQYRFAHEGLEDGSEITLGKVRVRALHTPGHTPEHLSFLITDGATTDQPGFLLSGDFVFVGDLGRPDLLDESGGGKDSREPMARAMFKSLQETFLNLPDYVQVRPGHGAGSACGKALGAVPSSTVGYERLFAWWGRYLENDDEAGFAAALLDGQPDAPFYFSRMKRQNRQGPAILGERGAIEHLGPRALEEALAGGAVLIDTRPRSVYERGTVPGALHLPAGKTFSTWAAWIIDPEADERPLILLADDQETAQELRDKLARVGIDRVAAYASSLEGLALEPRQQTPLEDFDAKDAFVLDVRTRGEYEDGHLPGATRIHAGRLLHELDDLPRDRPIVVHCQAGNRSAVASSVLRAAGFDNVYDLSGGYSAWAEREKNKLPGV
- a CDS encoding ECF transporter S component, giving the protein MRSLSTLTLALIPLAVVMNIVAGQFAAALRLPLYLDSLGTVLVGVLAGPLAGALTGALSNLLWGLVASPTALPFALTAAVVGALAGVFARAGWFRRGWLAALAGLVTGVVAAVVSAPVAAYLFGGVTGGGTDALVAFFQSVGANVVQAALGQSLVSDPLDKLITFLLVWGLVRSLPRSQRARFEAEGKARR
- a CDS encoding YeeE/YedE family protein, with product MNVTYLLTQPWPWYVAGPLIGLMVPLLLLLGNKPFGISSNLRHMCAMIPNRNPFFNYDWRKESWNLIFFAGILLGGFVGGVLLGNPEPVALSARTAAELQALGVPHESGLMPTSLFSWASLLTLPGFILMVVGGFLVGFGARYAGGCTSGHAISGLSNLQLPSLIAVMGFFIGGLFVTHLVLPWVLRL